A window of the Hordeum vulgare subsp. vulgare chromosome 5H, MorexV3_pseudomolecules_assembly, whole genome shotgun sequence genome harbors these coding sequences:
- the LOC123400008 gene encoding ribosomal RNA processing protein 36 homolog isoform X1, translated as MKGRSSHRGAAPTSAAASTSSKRDPEDEPVSASEESGDEEQDVSSSSGSESESENDELTDRERKLERVLADVPFGELQRARADGSLGARGVSAAAAAQKKARRESRKRPMEISTNVRPPRLREVIQVPKKVVRDPRFEPVYGAVDKEGFRKRYNFLFDHDLPAEKEKLQKSIKKLKDPNAIEEVKNQITWIDKQLRSNPQKNVESEILRGHIKKEREAAKAGKRPYYLKKSEIRERKLMDKYNELKEAGKLDSFMEKRRKKNASKDHRFMPYRRDGGAA; from the exons ATGAAAGGCCGCAGCAGCCACCGCGGGGCCGCTCCCACCTCCGCCGCCGCTTCGACTTCCAGCAAGCGCGACCCCGAAGACGAGCCCGTCTCAGCCTCCGAGGAATCGGGCGACGAGGAG CAGGATGTTTCCTCGTCGTCGGGGTCGGAGTCGGAGTCGGAGAACGACGAGTTAACGGACCGGGAGAGGAAGCTGGAGCGCGTGCTCGCCGACGTGCCCTTCGGGGAGCTGCAGCGGGCGCGTGCCGACGGGTCGCTCGGGGCTCGGGGTGtttctgccgccgccgccgcgcagaAGAAGGCTCGCAGGGAGAGCAGGAAGAG GCCCATGGAGATTAGCACGAATGTACGACCGCCTAGACTCAGGGAGGTGATTCAGGTTCCCAAGAAG GTTGTAAGGGATCCAAGATTTGAACCTGTATATGGAGCTGTTGATAAAGAAGG GTTCAGGAAAAGATACAATTTCTTATTCGATCATGATCTGCCTGCAGAAAAGGAG AAACTCCAAAAGTCGATTAAGAAATTGAAGGACCCTAATGCCATTGAAGAAGTGAAGAATCAAATCACCTGGATT GATAAGCAGTTGAGGTCTAATCCTCAGAAGAACGTTGAATCAGAAATTCTGAGAGGACATATTAAGAAAGAGAGGGAAGCAGCAAAGGCCGGAAAACGACCATATTATCTGAAGAAAT CTGAAATTCGTGAAAGGAAGTTGATGGATAAGTACAATGAGCTCAAG GAGGCAGGAAAGCTTGATTCCTTTATGGAGAAGCGACGCAAGAAGAATGCGTCCAAAGATCATCGGTTCATGCCATACCGAAGGGATGGGGGTGCTGCATAA
- the LOC123400008 gene encoding ribosomal RNA processing protein 36 homolog isoform X2, with amino-acid sequence MKGRSSHRGAAPTSAAASTSSKRDPEDEPVSASEESGDEEDVSSSSGSESESENDELTDRERKLERVLADVPFGELQRARADGSLGARGVSAAAAAQKKARRESRKRPMEISTNVRPPRLREVIQVPKKVVRDPRFEPVYGAVDKEGFRKRYNFLFDHDLPAEKEKLQKSIKKLKDPNAIEEVKNQITWIDKQLRSNPQKNVESEILRGHIKKEREAAKAGKRPYYLKKSEIRERKLMDKYNELKEAGKLDSFMEKRRKKNASKDHRFMPYRRDGGAA; translated from the exons ATGAAAGGCCGCAGCAGCCACCGCGGGGCCGCTCCCACCTCCGCCGCCGCTTCGACTTCCAGCAAGCGCGACCCCGAAGACGAGCCCGTCTCAGCCTCCGAGGAATCGGGCGACGAGGAG GATGTTTCCTCGTCGTCGGGGTCGGAGTCGGAGTCGGAGAACGACGAGTTAACGGACCGGGAGAGGAAGCTGGAGCGCGTGCTCGCCGACGTGCCCTTCGGGGAGCTGCAGCGGGCGCGTGCCGACGGGTCGCTCGGGGCTCGGGGTGtttctgccgccgccgccgcgcagaAGAAGGCTCGCAGGGAGAGCAGGAAGAG GCCCATGGAGATTAGCACGAATGTACGACCGCCTAGACTCAGGGAGGTGATTCAGGTTCCCAAGAAG GTTGTAAGGGATCCAAGATTTGAACCTGTATATGGAGCTGTTGATAAAGAAGG GTTCAGGAAAAGATACAATTTCTTATTCGATCATGATCTGCCTGCAGAAAAGGAG AAACTCCAAAAGTCGATTAAGAAATTGAAGGACCCTAATGCCATTGAAGAAGTGAAGAATCAAATCACCTGGATT GATAAGCAGTTGAGGTCTAATCCTCAGAAGAACGTTGAATCAGAAATTCTGAGAGGACATATTAAGAAAGAGAGGGAAGCAGCAAAGGCCGGAAAACGACCATATTATCTGAAGAAAT CTGAAATTCGTGAAAGGAAGTTGATGGATAAGTACAATGAGCTCAAG GAGGCAGGAAAGCTTGATTCCTTTATGGAGAAGCGACGCAAGAAGAATGCGTCCAAAGATCATCGGTTCATGCCATACCGAAGGGATGGGGGTGCTGCATAA